The DNA sequence CCTTTCTGTCTTGTCCTCTTATCCACAACTAATAACATGGATAGCTTCTTTAAGAAGAGTATCAGAGTATTACTGTGGAACACCACCATTTTCAATTAGTGTAGAGGCGACAAACACGGTTGACTTATCAAAACTTTTCTTGAGGCTCATCCATGACATGAGCAATGACTTCTCATCATCAAATCCAGCACCTATGGGGAAATACCCAAAGAAATGTCAGTGTCACATACAATCTGAATGAATCTACCCAGTGTTAGCCAGCCATAGAAGGGTCCATGATCATTGGGGACCTAGTGAAAAATGACGTAAATTCAATAAACACTCAATATGTcactattaaataaaaaaataaaacgtaAAGAAGCAAGGCCAGTCAAAAAGGACTGAAAAAGGTTAAGAAaggatttcattaaaaaaaaaaaaaaaagggcgtacctgcatgtgcgaggtccgggGGATGAGAACTATGCAgtcttaccccgagaatgtcgagaggctgtttcgaccgcttgaccaccaAGTCGCAACATTTGTACATTTACCATTGGGCGTgcccctttctttcttaaaagGGTTTCTACAATGGGatgtttttttcctatagaaTACAAATTCCATTGAAAAGCATCAGGATTTCTACAATGATATGTTTTTTCCCTATAGAATACAAATTCCATTGAGAAGCATCAAAATCAAGTGAATAATTAATATCAATAACTTATTTTAAATGAAGaaagcaattaaaaataaaaaactaaagagGTTAATCCCATAAATAAGAGTCTTACAGCTTGGATTTATAGACGTTTTGATCAGAAGTAAACTTCATTGAAGATAAAATAACCTTAATTTATTTGAAATCTAGAAATTTTTAATTTGCTAGTGGCTTTCCATTCTCCATATGATAGGAGGTTCTTCTTGAATTGTTCTTCAAGttaataaataatttacaagaagataatgaaaagTTTCAGTAAACTCACAAATTGTAGCTTTGAATGGTCAGATGATATCAAGCACATGACATTCCACAGATGGTTGCTCAAGAATGACGGACATGTGAAATTCTTCCTTTCTGAATTCTATGATACTTCAGATGATGAAGCCAGATCAATGGCTAAATGGACCATTTAAAATTAACCCAGCAGTCAGAATTGTATCCAGACCCAATAATTTTGAACCGTGTGTAAATGTCACAAGCACTTCTTGCTTTACCCCAAGTAGAAGGTTGTCACATAAATTTTATGAAGCTATGGACATGAATCAGGGGGTTTGATCCCTCACATTGCCTGTGAGTCATTCCCAAGTGTTCCAAAGAAATAAGATGAGCTCATCTCatggttacaacttacaacctTCCATTAGTCATAGTTTGTGTTTCAGGGTCCTCTCTTTGGCTATTAAAACTTACATCAATTGAGTATTATTATTCCTCACAAGGCACATGACTTGTCTGTCTCTTTTATCTGCACCCAGCTGAGTCCTggctcttttcttcctcctctatCTTTGATTCTCCTCCTCAGCTTCTCTACATCATCCCACTGACCTACTTCAGAATAGATGTTAGACATCAGAATGACAGACGTGGTATCTTGACCTTCCATACCCAAAATGTGGTCCTTGGCAAGTTGGGCAAGTGTGACATCCCCATGAAGCTTACAAGAGGCTAAAAATGTATTCCAGATAGATATATCAGGTCGGAATGGCATGTTCTCAATCAAGAGCTTTGCTCTATCCAGCATTCCAGCCCTACCAAACATATCAACCATGCATGCGTAGTGTTCGATGGATGGTATCATACCATATTTACAAGATATTGATTCAAAGACACGAACACCATCATCTACTAGCCCACAATGGCTACAGGAAGACAATAAAGAAGTGAAGGTCACCTGGTTTGGTTCAACTCCATGCTCCATCATACTTTCAAAAATATTTAGGGCCTCGTGACCATTCCCATGTTGGGCACACCCTGTGATCATTGCATTCCATGAAACTACATCTACTTTACTTGACACATCAAACAATCTGCTGCTCTCCTCAAAGGCCCCACAGTTAGCGTACATGTCCAAAAGTGCACTATCTATGAACTCATCTATGATCCCATGTTTTACACTACATCCATGGATACATTTCCCTTTCCCCAAATCAACTAAACTGCCACAGGCCTTTAAAACACTAGACAGAGTAAAACTATTGGGACAAACCCCAAGGAATTGCATATCTTTGAAAAGTTCCAGAGCATCTGAATGCATACCCAACTGAGACAATCCTGATATGACTGTAGTCCATGAAACAACATCCCTTTCATGCATTTTATTGAAAAACCATTGGGATTCAGCAACTGCTCCATCTTTGATAAGGCCATCCAAAAGGGCATTCTGCACAGTCAAATCGCATCCAAAACCCCGCTTAATCACATGAGGGTAGATGCTCCTCTCATGACCAGAACATGAGTTCAATAATGCAACAAATGTAGCATGATTAGGATCAATCCTCTTACGACTCATATCAACAAATAAACTAATTGCTTTGACAAAGTTTCCAGTATCTCCATGCCCACAAATCATGGAGTTGTATACAACTGCATTTCTTTCAGGCATAGATTCAAACAATCTACAACTCTTCTCAATGTGCCCACATTTAATGTACATATCAATCAAGGCAGTGTTGATAACCAGGTCTCTCTGGAACACAGACTTCAGCACAGCTCCATGGATTatccttcccaattctatatgATTTAAGCCACCACAAGCTTTAAGAACACTAGAGAAAGTAGACCCATCTGGACTAAAACCTTGTAACTTCAATTCACCAAAGAACCTCAATGCAGTTTCGTGATGACCGTTATTTGAAAACCCAGCGATCATTGAATTGTACAAAGTAAGATCAATGGATGTAATGCTCATGAAAATCTTTATCAGACTTTCCATATCACCTAATTTACCATACATGTCAATGAGAGAGGTTCCAACAAAGCAATTGGACTCGAGTCCAGTCTTTAAGATGAAGCCGTGCATTTGTTTACCAACCTCTTTACTGAAATTTGAGCAAGCCTTGATAATACTTCCGAAAGTAAACTCTGTTGGCCTTAGATCAATTGCACGTCGTGCCTCCACAAACAATTCAATTGCTTCTTCATAAGAACAGAAGGTCACAAGTCCAGAGATCATTGAATTATAGAGTACTGGGTCTCCAATTGGGCTTGAATTGAAAAGAGAAATTGCAGAGTCCAAGTCATCGAACTTTGAGTACATATCAACGAGAGAGGTTTTTACAAACGGGTCAGATTCAAAATCAGAAACTATCACCAGTGCATGAATTTGCTTCCCTTCATCAACACGTTTCAGCTTTGAACAAGACAGAATCAAGCTAGAGAAAACAAACTCGTTTAAACTTAGACCCAAATTTTGCAAATGAGGTACAAGATCAAGAGAATACCGTGGAGTATTTGATTGTGAATAGCCAGAAATTAAGGTACAAAAGGAGACCAAATTCTTCTCAGGAATTTCATCGAAAACCTTTTGAGCAGAGGAAAAATCCGAAGACTTAGCATAGAAGTTTACTAGGTGATTGAATAGTTGAGTTTCAGGTAAAAAACCGAGTTTAATTATTTGGGCGTGTACGGGTTTCCCTGAAGGGAGATATTTGTTGCTTGTGAAGCTCTTGATTGCAGAGACGAGTGAAGAACGAGTGTGTGTAGAGAGTCTTGAGACCACCATGGTCAGAACAGTGTTGGGTATGGCGACAATGGTTGCTGCAATCGACGGCTAAGGATTCACAAGTCAGGCTACTGCTTTCCTCCGGGAACGGAAACAAACACGCCTGGTTTCGCTGCCTGCCATTTTTCTGGAGATCAGCTCCGGTCGCCGctgggagagaggaagagggagtAATGGATTGTGTGATGTGGAAGTAAAGGGACGGGTTTTTCTTTCGGCTGTGTGCTTAGATTGCGAGGTCGAAGAAAGGGATGGTTTAGTTtctttttggggggtggggtggatgGTTACTTTTGGTCGAATGGGTGAACCATTGGTTATAGGTTTAATCTAAagtccatttatttatttatttatttagggctcgtttgataactTTTTAAGCAACgcatttctaccgtttctgtgtctaaaaatgatagaaacagaacaaaaaatgtttgataaaactgtttcgcttcacttgttttcagaaatagaaattgaattttctacctatttatggttcaagaaacgaccaaGGCAAAACAAGTAGAatttgtttcgtcgtttctggaacgactcgtggccattctttttgttggttactatcgacttttagaaacatgactatcaaacatcttcaattctgtttctgtttctaaaaacggaaatttatgtttctaccgtttcttgaaacaaaaacgttatcaaacgggcccttagatttAGTTGggttgtcaagaaatgaataaaaaagagaaaaaaaaaattgaatatgagGAGAGCACGATTGGGATCCAGATCGTCTCCCGAGAGATGCAATGCTACCTCCAGCGATTGACACATGTCCAAGGCAACGTGGACGATCACAATCACAGCGAGACCCATTGGACATGCAAATTGCTTCGCGATCTAGTTTTAG is a window from the Macadamia integrifolia cultivar HAES 741 chromosome 5, SCU_Mint_v3, whole genome shotgun sequence genome containing:
- the LOC122078282 gene encoding pentatricopeptide repeat-containing protein At4g13650-like, whose product is MVVSRLSTHTRSSLVSAIKSFTSNKYLPSGKPVHAQIIKLGFLPETQLFNHLVNFYAKSSDFSSAQKVFDEIPEKNLVSFCTLISGYSQSNTPRYSLDLVPHLQNLGLSLNEFVFSSLILSCSKLKRVDEGKQIHALVIVSDFESDPFVKTSLVDMYSKFDDLDSAISLFNSSPIGDPVLYNSMISGLVTFCSYEEAIELFVEARRAIDLRPTEFTFGSIIKACSNFSKEVGKQMHGFILKTGLESNCFVGTSLIDMYGKLGDMESLIKIFMSITSIDLTLYNSMIAGFSNNGHHETALRFFGELKLQGFSPDGSTFSSVLKACGGLNHIELGRIIHGAVLKSVFQRDLVINTALIDMYIKCGHIEKSCRLFESMPERNAVVYNSMICGHGDTGNFVKAISLFVDMSRKRIDPNHATFVALLNSCSGHERSIYPHVIKRGFGCDLTVQNALLDGLIKDGAVAESQWFFNKMHERDVVSWTTVISGLSQLGMHSDALELFKDMQFLGVCPNSFTLSSVLKACGSLVDLGKGKCIHGCSVKHGIIDEFIDSALLDMYANCGAFEESSRLFDVSSKVDVVSWNAMITGCAQHGNGHEALNIFESMMEHGVEPNQVTFTSLLSSCSHCGLVDDGVRVFESISCKYGMIPSIEHYACMVDMFGRAGMLDRAKLLIENMPFRPDISIWNTFLASCKLHGDVTLAQLAKDHILGMEGQDTTSVILMSNIYSEVGQWDDVEKLRRRIKDRGGRKEPGLSWVQIKETDKSCAL